The following proteins come from a genomic window of Streptococcus pneumoniae:
- a CDS encoding peptide ABC transporter substrate-binding protein: MKKNRVFATAGLVLLAAGVLAACSSSKSSDSSAPKAYGYVYTADPETLDYLISSKNSTTVVTSNGIDGLFTNDNYGNLAPAVAEDWEVSKDGLTYTYKIRKGVKWFTSDGEEYAEVTAKDFVNGLKHAADKKSEAMYLAENSVKGLADYLSGTSTDFSTVGVKAVDDYTLQYTLNQPEPFWNSKLTYSIFWPLNEEFETSKGSDFAKPTDPTSLLYNGPFLLKGLTAKSSVEFVKNEQYWDKENVHLDTINLAYYDGSDQESLERNFTSGAYSYARLYPTSSNYSKVAEEYKDNIYYTQSGSGIAGLGVNIDRQSYNYTSKTTDSEKVATKKALLNKDFRQALNFALDRSAYSAQINGKDGAALAVRNLFVKPDFVSAGEKTFGDLVAAQLPAYGDEWKGVNLADGQDGLFNADKAKAEFAKAKKALEADGVQFPIHLDVPVDQASKNYISRIQSFKQSVETVLGVENVVVDIQQMTSDEFLNITYYAANASSEDWDISGGVSWGPDYQDPSTYLDILKTTSSETTKTYLGFDNPNSPSVVQVGLKEYDKLVDEAAKETSDLNVRYEKYAAAQAWLTDSSLFIPAMASSGAAPVLSRIVPFTGASAQTGSKGSDVYFKYLKLQDKVVTKEEYEKAREKWLKEKAESNEKAQKELASHVK; encoded by the coding sequence ATGAAAAAAAATCGTGTATTTGCTACAGCAGGTCTTGTTTTATTAGCAGCAGGTGTACTTGCAGCATGCAGTTCTTCAAAATCATCTGATTCATCAGCCCCTAAAGCTTATGGCTATGTTTATACAGCAGACCCAGAAACCTTGGACTACCTGATTTCAAGTAAAAATAGTACAACAGTAGTGACTTCAAATGGGATTGATGGTTTATTCACTAACGATAATTACGGTAATCTTGCTCCTGCAGTTGCAGAGGATTGGGAAGTCTCTAAGGATGGTTTGACCTACACTTATAAGATTCGTAAAGGGGTTAAATGGTTTACCTCTGATGGAGAAGAATATGCAGAGGTGACGGCTAAAGATTTCGTGAACGGTTTAAAACACGCAGCAGATAAAAAATCAGAAGCTATGTATTTAGCTGAAAATTCGGTTAAAGGCTTGGCAGATTATCTATCAGGAACTTCAACAGATTTTTCAACAGTTGGTGTCAAGGCGGTTGATGATTATACGTTACAATACACTTTGAACCAGCCTGAACCGTTCTGGAACTCTAAGTTGACCTATTCTATTTTCTGGCCTCTGAATGAAGAATTCGAAACATCAAAAGGAAGCGATTTTGCTAAACCAACAGATCCGACATCCTTGCTTTATAATGGTCCATTCTTGTTGAAAGGGTTGACTGCAAAATCTTCTGTAGAGTTTGTAAAAAATGAGCAATATTGGGATAAAGAAAATGTCCACCTAGATACTATCAATCTAGCTTACTATGATGGATCAGATCAGGAGTCGCTAGAGCGTAACTTCACTAGTGGAGCTTATAGTTATGCCCGTCTTTACCCTACCAGCTCCAACTATTCTAAGGTTGCAGAAGAATACAAGGACAATATCTATTACACACAATCAGGCTCTGGGATTGCTGGTCTGGGTGTGAATATTGATCGCCAAAGTTACAACTATACTTCTAAAACTACAGATTCAGAGAAAGTAGCTACTAAGAAGGCATTGCTTAACAAAGATTTCCGTCAAGCCTTGAATTTTGCTCTTGATCGCTCAGCTTACTCAGCTCAAATCAATGGTAAAGATGGAGCAGCTTTAGCAGTTCGTAATTTATTTGTAAAACCAGACTTTGTTTCAGCTGGTGAGAAGACCTTTGGTGATTTAGTCGCTGCTCAACTTCCTGCTTATGGTGATGAGTGGAAAGGTGTGAATTTAGCTGATGGGCAGGATGGTTTATTCAATGCTGACAAGGCCAAGGCAGAGTTTGCGAAAGCTAAGAAAGCTTTAGAAGCAGACGGCGTTCAGTTTCCTATTCATCTGGACGTTCCAGTAGACCAAGCATCAAAAAACTACATATCTCGTATTCAGTCCTTTAAACAATCTGTAGAAACAGTTCTTGGTGTTGAAAATGTCGTTGTTGATATTCAACAAATGACAAGTGATGAATTCCTTAATATTACTTACTATGCTGCCAATGCTTCATCTGAGGATTGGGATATATCGGGAGGAGTTTCATGGGGGCCAGACTATCAAGACCCATCTACTTACCTGGATATTTTAAAAACAACTAGCAGTGAAACTACAAAAACATATTTAGGATTTGATAATCCAAATAGCCCTTCAGTAGTTCAAGTTGGTTTGAAAGAATACGATAAATTAGTTGATGAAGCTGCCAAAGAGACAAGCGACTTGAATGTCCGTTATGAAAAATATGCAGCGGCTCAAGCATGGTTGACAGATAGTTCACTCTTTATTCCTGCTATGGCTTCTTCTGGTGCAGCACCAGTGCTTTCACGAATTGTTCCATTTACTGGAGCTTCTGCGCAAACAGGCTCTAAGGGGTCAGATGTTTACTTCAAATATTTGAAATTACAAGATAAAGTGGTGACTAAGGAAGAGTATGAAAAAGCTCGTGAAAAATGGTTGAAAGAAAAAGCTGAATCAAATGAGAAAGCTCAAAAAGAATTGGCAAGTCATGTGAAGTAA
- the gtfA gene encoding sucrose phosphorylase → MPIQNKTMLITYSDSLGNNLKDLYDNLEEHFGDAIGGVHLLPFFPSTGDRGFAPVDYDEVDSAFGDWEDVKRLGERYYLMFDFMINHISRQSKYYKDYQEKHEASEFKALFLNWDKFWPENRPTQSDVDLIYKRKDRAPKQEIVFEDGSVEHLWNTFGEEQIDLDVTKEVTMEFIRKTIQHLASNGCDLIRLDAFAYAVKKLDTNDFFVEPDIWDLLDKVRDIAAEYGTELLPEIHEHYSIQFKIADHDYYVYDFALPMVTLYTLYSSRTERLAKWLKMSPMKQFTTLDTHDGIGVVDVKDILTDEEIDYASNELYKVGANVKRKYSSAEYNNLDIYQINSTYYSALGDDDVKYFLARLIQAFAPGIPQVYYVGLLAGKNDLKLLEETKEGRNINRHYYSNEEIAKEVQRPVVKALLNLFSFRNRSEAFDLEGTTEIETPTAHSIVIKRQNKDKSVTAVAEIDLQNQTYRVIENGVEVTF, encoded by the coding sequence ATGCCAATTCAAAATAAAACCATGTTGATTACCTATTCTGATAGCCTTGGAAATAATCTTAAAGACTTATATGATAATTTGGAAGAGCATTTTGGAGATGCTATTGGAGGAGTTCACCTTTTACCATTTTTCCCATCAACAGGTGATCGTGGATTTGCGCCAGTTGACTACGACGAAGTGGACTCAGCTTTTGGTGATTGGGAGGATGTTAAGCGTTTAGGTGAGAGATATTATCTTATGTTTGATTTTATGATTAATCATATTTCTCGTCAATCCAAGTATTATAAGGACTATCAAGAAAAACATGAAGCCAGTGAATTTAAAGCTCTCTTTTTAAACTGGGATAAGTTTTGGCCAGAAAACCGTCCGACACAGTCTGATGTAGATTTAATTTACAAGCGTAAGGATCGTGCACCAAAGCAAGAGATTGTGTTTGAAGATGGTTCAGTGGAACATTTGTGGAATACCTTTGGTGAGGAGCAGATTGATCTTGATGTGACCAAAGAAGTAACTATGGAATTTATCCGTAAGACCATTCAGCACTTGGCAAGTAATGGGTGTGATTTGATTCGTCTAGATGCCTTTGCTTATGCAGTGAAGAAATTGGATACTAATGATTTCTTTGTGGAACCAGATATTTGGGATTTATTGGACAAAGTTCGAGATATCGCTGCTGAGTATGGGACAGAGCTTTTACCTGAGATTCATGAACACTATTCGATTCAGTTTAAAATAGCAGACCATGATTACTATGTTTATGATTTTGCTCTTCCAATGGTGACACTTTATACTCTTTACAGTTCCAGAACAGAGCGTTTGGCTAAGTGGTTAAAGATGAGCCCGATGAAGCAATTTACGACGCTAGATACCCATGATGGGATTGGAGTAGTAGATGTCAAGGATATCCTGACCGATGAGGAGATTGACTATGCTTCAAATGAACTCTATAAGGTTGGAGCCAATGTCAAACGTAAGTACTCTAGTGCCGAGTATAACAACTTAGATATCTACCAAATCAATTCAACCTACTATTCAGCGCTTGGAGATGATGATGTCAAGTATTTTCTCGCTCGTCTAATTCAAGCTTTTGCCCCAGGTATTCCTCAGGTTTACTATGTGGGTCTATTAGCAGGCAAGAATGACTTGAAATTATTAGAAGAAACTAAAGAAGGTCGAAATATTAATCGTCATTACTATAGCAACGAGGAAATAGCAAAAGAAGTGCAACGACCTGTTGTGAAGGCCCTTCTCAATCTATTTTCTTTCCGTAACCGTTCAGAAGCCTTTGATCTAGAAGGGACTACTGAGATAGAGACACCAACAGCTCACAGCATTGTAATCAAACGTCAAAATAAAGATAAGTCCGTAACAGCAGTAGCAGAAATTGATTTGCAAAATCAGACTTATCGGGTAATTGAGAATGGAGTTGAAGTAACATTTTGA
- a CDS encoding O-antigen ligase family protein — MKSIGFIEKLKGLSSKELILLGIILSIFLPFYLFVVVLCLYIISLIFTGDMKSILQKMGEHPMLLLFLSYSTVISILAQNWMGLVASVGMFLFTIFFLHYQSILSHKFFRLILQFVLFGSVLSAAFASLEHFQIVKKFNYAFLSPNMQVWHQNRAEVTFFNPNYYGIICCFCIMIAFYLFTTTKLNWLKVFCVIAGFVNLFGLNFTQNRTAFPAIIAGAIIYLFTTIKNWKAFWLSIGVFAIGLSFLFSSDLGVRMGTLDSSMEERISIWDAGMALFKQNPFWGEGPLTYMHSYPRIHAPYHEHAHSLYIDTILSYGIVGTILLVLSSVAPVRLMMDMSQESGKRPIIGLYLSFLTVVAVHGIFDLALFWIQSGFIFLLVMCSIPLEHRMLVSDMTD, encoded by the coding sequence TTGAAATCAATAGGCTTTATTGAAAAGCTGAAGGGGTTGTCTAGTAAAGAGCTGATTTTATTGGGAATTATCCTAAGTATCTTTTTACCCTTTTATCTTTTTGTAGTTGTACTCTGTTTATATATTATCAGTTTGATTTTTACAGGAGACATGAAAAGTATTCTTCAGAAAATGGGGGAGCATCCGATGCTGCTTCTTTTTCTTAGCTATAGTACTGTTATATCCATTCTTGCACAAAATTGGATGGGTCTTGTGGCTTCAGTAGGAATGTTTCTATTTACTATTTTCTTTTTGCACTATCAGTCGATTTTATCCCATAAATTCTTTCGATTGATTTTGCAGTTCGTCTTGTTTGGTAGTGTCTTGTCAGCTGCTTTTGCCAGTTTAGAACATTTCCAAATTGTGAAGAAATTTAACTATGCTTTTCTTTCACCCAATATGCAGGTGTGGCATCAGAACCGGGCAGAAGTGACCTTCTTTAATCCTAATTATTATGGAATTATTTGTTGTTTCTGTATTATGATTGCTTTCTATCTGTTTACAACGACCAAGTTGAATTGGTTGAAAGTATTCTGTGTGATTGCAGGCTTTGTTAATCTCTTTGGTTTGAACTTTACTCAAAATCGAACTGCCTTTCCTGCTATTATCGCTGGAGCAATTATCTATCTCTTTACGACTATTAAAAACTGGAAGGCCTTTTGGCTTAGTATTGGGGTCTTCGCGATTGGTTTGAGTTTCCTCTTTTCTAGTGATTTGGGAGTTCGAATGGGTACTTTAGACTCTTCTATGGAAGAACGCATTTCTATCTGGGATGCTGGGATGGCCTTGTTTAAGCAAAATCCTTTTTGGGGTGAAGGGCCATTGACCTATATGCACTCTTATCCTCGGATACATGCTCCTTATCATGAACATGCCCACAGTCTTTATATTGATACGATTCTGAGTTACGGAATTGTGGGTACCATTTTATTAGTTTTGTCTTCTGTTGCTCCTGTTCGCTTGATGATGGATATGAGTCAGGAGTCGGGGAAACGTCCGATTATCGGCCTTTATCTATCTTTCCTTACAGTGGTTGCTGTGCACGGAATTTTTGACTTGGCTCTCTTCTGGATTCAGTCAGGCTTTATTTTCTTGCTAGTTATGTGCAGTATTCCATTGGAGCATCGAATGTTGGTATCGGACATGACGGATTAA